catatatatagacatatatatacacatataaatatatatagacatatatatacatatacatataatggctTATTTTCCTTTGCAGGGAGATAGTAAAGTAAAGATCAGCAAAGCACTTTCTTGGTTGCTCCGTCACGGGGCAGCGAAAGAAGGCCTTGACCTGTTGCCCGGAGGTTGGGCAAAGCTTGATGATGTCCTCAAGAAACCCAAATTCAAGAGAGTAAGTCACTAATTATTAAGTTGATTTTGTAAAACCACTTTTTGgagattatttcatatatatatatacacatatatttatacacacatatttatacacacacacacacatacacacacacacacacacacacacacacacacacacacacacacacacacacacacacacacacacacacacatacacatacacatacacatacacatacacatacacacacacacacacacacacacacacatacacacacacatacacacacacacatacatacatacatacatacacacacatacatacatacacacacatacatacatacatacatacatacatacatacatacatacatacatacacacacacacacacacacacacacacacacacacacacacacacatacatacatacatacatacatacatacatacatacatacatacacacacacacatacatacacacatacatacacacacatacacacacacacacatacacacacatacatacacacacatacacacacacacacatacacacacatacacacacacatacacacacatatacacacacacacacatacacacacatacatacacatacatacacacacacatacacacacatacatacacatacatacacacacacatacacacacatacatacacatacatacacacacacatacacacatacatacacatacatacacacacatacacacacatacatacacatacatacacatacatacacacacatacatacacatacatacacacacatacatacacatacatacacacacatacatacacatacatacacacacatacacacgcatacatacacacatacatacacacacatacacacacatacacacacatacacacacacacatacacacacacacacacacacacacacacacacacacacacacacacacacacacacacacacacacacacacacacacacacacacacacatacacatacacacacacacacacacacacacacacacacacacacacacacacacacacacacacacacacacacacacacacatatttatatatttatatatgtacattactatatatacctatatatacctatatatacttatatatgcctatatatttacTAATTGCTGCATCTTATTACAACTTAGTACAGattaattaatatttctttatatgatatatatcttgtCATTTATCAGGTGACAGTACAAGATATAGAAGAGATTGTTATCAGCTGTCCCAAGCAAAGATTTGGTCTAAAGGAAGAAGATGGTGTATTTTACATTAAGGCTAACCAAGGGCATTCAATACAGGTATGTGAAGTGATTCCATTGATATTAGTTTTAAAATGGCTTTTCTACCTGGACTTACCTGTAAAGTATTCTTCCATCAACAACAGTTATCACATTGTTGGTGATGtctaaatggaaaataaatagacCATAATTATTGTGTGTCAACATGGAGCTGACACGATATAAAAACATCTTATGGTATGATAATGCCTTAATACATGTAGAACTGCATTTACATTTCTTCGCTCATATACCATAATATGTGTGAACTTTTACATTGGTTAAGTGGAAGAGTTGAAGTTTTAACTGATCCTTTTAGAATGAAGAAGGTGCTCATAAATTGGAGATGTGATGATTTCATCACACTGCAAATAAAGCAGTAGTTGTAACTTAAGAATAAACAGCAGTTGTAACTTCTGGTTACTCCTGCAGGGtatgttatcaatagtattgcCCACAAGTAAAACACCTGATATCATGAGGAAGTATTTggacatattttcattattgtaggcAATATCTTTAGGGTCCAAATGCAATAATCTGCTTAATCAATTTGATATTAAAAAATCGttaaaatattaatactgatattaaccCAATACCGCctgggatggcatgtacatatatgtcatgcccactgtgactttagtttattgattgttttacacacagatggatcCACAGGTTCTCAGATACtgaggagtcaattactagtaatacttatctcacctgtttacccttttccttcatttttggaaatatttttaaaatcttatattgctattagtaatgttaataatgttgtaaagtttataatggtgataataacagtaccgaCATTGATAGCCAGAAAAACATTTTTCCTGAAAATGCGAAggtaaggtgaaatcaggtgaagtCATGAattttactaattgactcctcggTGCAATTGCAGAGGAGCCATCTATTTGGAAAGACACTTCACAGAACAAAACTATGTTTTATTTCATGTAAAAATTTTATCACATGAATAGTTTCTATATTTCTAAtttcttctaatattttattgAAACAGACCTGTACACCTAATTTATTTAGGCCCTAAAAGATGAAGGTAAAAGAAATCCAAGATGAATAGACCAAAAGttatgaaataaaaagtaaacattttGGTGTCCAGGCAGCAGGTGTTATACTGGGTGATAGTGGAAAACAGCACCAAAAACATGCCACTGCCCTGTCAATATTCATGAGTAGATtaattgaagaaaaaatatgtacagTATAGTTTTGTATGAATGAAATGAACTTGTTTACTCTGTGTAATGATATCAAGAGATGTATGTGAGGTTGCCATACAATAATCTGGCTCTAATCTGCAGTAGTGACGCAGGTTATCACAAGAGATTCTTAATCCCGTTAGTGAAATTGTGCTCTTTATTTCCATCAGGTAGAAGATCCAGAGTTGACAGAAATCACCCTTGAGGACAGGGTGCTAGAGGTAGTCCATGGGACATACTACCGCCATTGGCCTAGCATCAGAGAGCAGGGTCTGAGTCGCATGCAAAGGACCCATATTCATTTTGCCCCAGGTTTACCAGGGGACTCGGCTGTCATAAGTGGCATGCGCTCCTCCTGTCAGCTGTACATCTGGATCAATTTGCCCAAGGCACTGGAGGGTAGGTGTGTAAGTGTTttaagggaaaggaggtggaagaccaagaatgaagaaaaaacatacctcttttatttataatattgtatatgttatttgCTTTGTACATTTAGATTGTAAATATGAATTTCTTATTTACTTGCAGATGGTTTTAAATTCTACAAGTCTGCAAACAATGTGATATTGTGTCCGGGTAATGAAGAGGGATTTTTGCCTTCAAAATACTTTGCAAAAGCTATAGATAAGAGAACAGGTACTTCATTGTGTAGTTACGTTTATTGATGCTATATTAGGTAACTAGACAAATATATCCCATACGAAGTAAAAGAAGTTGTACCTTCCCCATTAATTTACTTTtgtaaaatggaagaaaatgagaCAACTTTGAAAGCCATGTTCTTATAGATTCCCAAATTTCCACAGGTGGCGACCGCCTTTAAAGAACACAGCAGGTATTACTTCCAAGTGTTTTGTGTGTCAGTTGAGAGAATTGAACCATGAGTGACTGAAATCAACAAAGAGAAAGTGTTATACAGTAAAAGAATCTTTCATGTTTTAATttctaaaaaatttttttttttttttttctcactcaaaAGTAATTTTTGTGCACAGTTTATTACTGATTTTAGCAGACTCCATTCAACAATGAGATATCTCTGTGTTGGATGCGTGTTTTGTGGAAGTAGAATAGATAGTCATTCTAGTGTGTTGTCTAAGACTGGGAGCTGTGTAGAAGTTTTTCAAAAATATGCAATGAAACTGACATCTGTTTGATAAAAGTGAATGTAGTTGATCCATTTGCCAATCTAGAAACATTACTGAGTAGAATATCCAGGGTGCAATAAATGCAGAATGGCAGAAGTAACCAAAAAGCCGAAACAGGAAAGCCAGACCTGTTTCTTTTGCAAGACGGGGCCACTTGACAAGCTTGTGTACATAACTCACATACTGGGCAAACGGCACCAGAAGAACCTCAAAAACAGGAACCAGCCCCCAGTTAGTGATGTGGCACGCCGCACAGTTCACGTCTCAGGTAAGCTATGAATTTGGTGAGGTTCTCTCTCACTGCCTTTCAGCTGACTAGATTCTTTAAGGTTGATTGTGTTTGTAAAAGTTTTACAGTTGGTCCATGTTGTTTGATTTAATGATTACTGTTAAATACATATACTGCTTATGTGTTGTATTGTTATGAACTTTCAAGAAGGTGTTTTTACAGATATCATTGAAAGTGGTCATTAGTAAAATTAGTAGACTACACTAGTAAAGAAGGTGATCTTGGAAGAAGAGTAGTATGGTTGTCTATAAAATGCAAGCAAGTTTATATGGAATTAGGTACAGCGTACATAAATCTAGTATTAGAAGCAATATATTGTAAGGAAAAATTAAAGGAAACCCACAAAATCCTTTATTTCATGTGTTATATCCTTTAAAACTGAAAAATAACtatttacataatatttttttccctaataGAAAATTGCTCATTTTCCTTCCAGGTTATGATGCAAACACCCAGATTGAAACTATCTTAGGGGCCTTTTGGAAGCACAGAGTGCGCACTGTTAATTGCCAGCAAGGGTTTACCTTTATTGAGTTTGATACAGTGTaagtgacttttttctttttctttttctttttatttgtatgtgttttgtggtttctttttttatcttatttttttcttttcttttccattcttttttcttttcttctaactGCATTGTAATATATGAATTTAAGACTTCTTTGCTGGAGTAATGCATtgtgttttcattatcttattgttaatttctttttacttattgtaTATCAGTCTTTCCTGATATAGCATTTTTGACTATTCACAGAGCTTATATCTTTTGAATGGTCTTATTGATTGTGGAGTCTGAAATATGATGCATTTTACATGGAGTAGAGAGATCAGATAAGATATTAAATGCTCATTTCTTTGCTCTATGTTTACTTGATAACACCTATATATAATATCCTCTAGAAACTAAGAACAGACTCGTATTTGTTGTAGTAAACTGTTGGAAAAGATTATTTTACAACTTTTATAGATTTAGAATACCATGTGGTGGGTCTTGAGCAGGATCTAAAAGTTGGTTTCGTATTTCAGTGACATAGCCCAGGAAGTACTAAAACAGAAGTTTAGCATAGGAAACAAACCTTTGAAAGTTAGTGCTAAACGTCAGAATAATTCACGGAATGATGGTGAGTGATGGCCATGTCATATTTCATGGAGAGGTCAATGAAATCATTTGAATAGATCTTGTGATGTTTAATTTAGAAAATTTTGTAAAGAataagtttttttatttatttatttattttttttctgatcatgTGAAAACAAAGTATTGAAATACTTAattttaattatctttgtttCTATTCCAAAGTATGAAGTAGTGAAATGTCACTTTAATTAtgccattttttccttttacaaCAGGTGCTGAGGCTCTTGTGCTTAGTCAATTTTTAGAGAATACGTTGAAGCAGAGAGTGCCTGCCAATCAGATCGACAACCAGATTTATTCCATTATCAGAGAAGTAGAGCTTAGGCCAGAGGACTACCAATGCAGGGAATATCTGAGGTAggaatatctttttctttctttcttttgtttttacagGTTGCAGGTTGAAGGGTGGGTATTAGTCCTTTGTGAGGAGTCATTCTGTGGTGCTGCCTTGTTATATAGCCTGTCATTATGCTCCTGACTAGTCCATAGATGTATTTTACACCAAGGAAGGAGAGTTGATGTGAAGATTAACCTAgtcggcaagaatacatgccatgcccagtgcttagtcacaaatgcttagtcaccaaggagtcagttattagtcctacctatctcacctgtttttcATAACAATCTAATAgtcataacatcaatattaataataacagtatggatgtcaactgtatttaaaagaaaaacacatttttccgccaattcaaggaatggagaaattgggatcagtcactagggctactgatagactccctgctggttgagcacatgtggagccatctttatgtaacaacattcacaaaaaattacagaggacagaacataaatttGGGGTGGTTGGGTTAAACGATGATGGGGGTTTATACGTTCATGATTTAGCTGAATGTTTTTGAATTGACATTATGACAGAAATACATGTGAATTAGTAGTCTGTTTAACCTCTTTCTAATTGTTACTGTTCTTAGTGTCATTGATATTATGTCgcattatttctttcccttttttttttccaggaagaGTATGATGGACTTTCTTGCACCACATTTTCCAAAGGTGTTTGCCTATGTCTTTGGATCCTCTGCTAACAACTTGGGCTTTGTTGGCTGTGACGTGGATCTCTACATGGATCTTGGAGTAGATCCATGGGCGCAAGGATCAAAAAGTAGGAGGACCTTTGGGGGACCCCCACCGGGAGGGGCAACGGGGGGGGCGCAAGGAtattaaaagggggggaggaggggggaaaggggaggaaagggggaaaggggaggagggggaggaggggagggggggaggggaggggaaggaggggaggggaggagggggggggaaggaggagggggggaggaggaggagggggaaggggagggggaggggaaggagggggggaggggagggggaaagggggaaaggggggagggggaaaggggaggagggggaaagggggggaaggggaggggggaggagggggaaaggggaaggagggggaaaggggaaggggaaggagggggaaggggggaggaggagggggggaggggaaggagggggaaagggggggagggggaagggggaaggaaaggaggaggagggggaaagggggaggagggggaaagggggaaggagggggaaggggggagggggaaagggggaaggagggggaaagggggaggggagggggaaagggggaaggagggggaaagggggaaggagggggaaaggggaaggagggggaaagggggaaaggagggggaaggggaaggagggggaagggggaggggaaaggaggaggggaagggggaaaggggagggggaaaggggaggaggagggggaaagggggggagggggaaaggggagggggaaagggggagggggggagggggaaagggggagggggaaagggggagggggaaagggggaggaggaggagggggaaagggggagggggaggagggggaaaggggaaggaggggaggggaggaaggggaaggaggaggaaggaggaagggggaaagggggggaggaggagggggaaagggggaaaggggagggggagggggaaggggggaggggggaggaggagggggaggggggagggggggggaggaggaggaggaggaggaggaggaggggggaggaggaggaggggaggaggggagggggaaagggggggggaggaggaggaggaggaggaggaggagggggaaggggaggaggaggggaggaggaggaggggggaggaggggaggaggaggaggaggaggaggggaggggaggaggaggaggaggaggaggaggaggaggaggagggggaggaggaggaggaggaggaggaggaggaggaggaggagg
This genomic stretch from Penaeus chinensis breed Huanghai No. 1 chromosome 8, ASM1920278v2, whole genome shotgun sequence harbors:
- the LOC125028133 gene encoding tRNA 2'-phosphotransferase 1-like, whose product is MGDSKVKISKALSWLLRHGAAKEGLDLLPGGWAKLDDVLKKPKFKRVTVQDIEEIVISCPKQRFGLKEEDGVFYIKANQGHSIQVEDPELTEITLEDRVLEVVHGTYYRHWPSIREQGLSRMQRTHIHFAPGLPGDSAVISGMRSSCQLYIWINLPKALEDGFKFYKSANNVILCPGNEEGFLPSKYFAKAIDKRTGGDRL
- the LOC125028200 gene encoding speckle targeted PIP5K1A-regulated poly(A) polymerase-like; translated protein: MAEVTKKPKQESQTCFFCKTGPLDKLVYITHILGKRHQKNLKNRNQPPVSDVARRTVHVSGYDANTQIETILGAFWKHRVRTVNCQQGFTFIEFDTVDIAQEVLKQKFSIGNKPLKVSAKRQNNSRNDGAEALVLSQFLENTLKQRVPANQIDNQIYSIIREVELRPEDYQCREYLRKSMMDFLAPHFPKVFAYVFGSSANNLGFVGCDVDLYMDLGVDPWAQGSKSRRTFGGPPPGGATGGAQGY